The Coregonus clupeaformis isolate EN_2021a chromosome 20, ASM2061545v1, whole genome shotgun sequence genome contains a region encoding:
- the gucy1b2 gene encoding guanylate cyclase soluble subunit beta-2: protein MTYEIYDDVITLRLVQEACTMLDLPSEVVLKLFGEYFFSFCKMSGYDTMLRTLGGNLVEFIENLDALHSYLALSYQEMNAPSFRVEKSDDGRMLLHYYSDRKGLYHIVPGIIEAVAKDFFDSEVSMTILNQSEEDERTGKKEHVVFLVSQRSRGSKRDFRPEGENKDVTKEDEESDRRHQAAALERMRARCASLPHCPAGKRSRWGMVRSVVMFGKDNLLKSFTPCYPDKLWMEEQAFCNAFPFHIVFDKQLKVKQTGVNIQKFVPGLQTMDIRLDEYFSIVHPQVTFNIESIRKFINSQFVLKTRREMVPLASQHQSMLKLRGQMVWMESLGCMVYLCSPKLRSLQELEERGLHISDIAQHDTTRDLILLNQQRLAEMELSNQLERKKEELRILSRHLEVEKKKTETLLYAMLPRHVANQLKEGKRVEAGEFQVCTILFSDVVTFTNICAACEPIQIVNMLNSMYSKFDRLTSVHDVYKVETIGDAYMVVGGVPIPADSHAERVANFALGMRIAAREVTNPITGQPIQIRVGLHTGPVLAGVVGDKMPRYCLFGDTVNTASRMESHGVPDHIHLSPSTYSALEDKGFDILERGEIQVKGKGLMTTYFLLQNLCVSEDAIMARGTGEPCVYRDNQQGAGDSERDTDEPDSVRKEETSTNGQTTAPASPSSDLTNEDTPFLGDNTPFQNGHLNDVNSRFCRLL from the exons ATGACTTATGAGATATACGATGATGTCATAACTCTGCGTCTGGTGCAGGAGGCATGTACTATGCTGG ACTTGCCTTCTGAAGTGGTGCTGAAGCTTTTCGGGGAGTACTTCTTCAGCTTCTGTAAAATGTCGGGGTACGACACCATGCTCCGTACGCTAGGGGGGAACCTGGTGGAATTCATTGAGAACCTGGATGCCCTTCACAGCTACCTGGCTCTCTCCTACCAG GAGATGAATGCTCCCTCGTTCCGTGTGGAGAAGAGTGATGATGGGAGGATGTTGCTTCATTACTACTCTGACAGGAAAGGCCTATATCACATTGTGCCAG GCATCATTGAGGCGGTGGCCAAAGACTTCTTTGACAGTGAAGTGAGCATGACCATCCTTAACCAATCAGAGGAGGACGAGCGCACAGGGAAGAAAGAGCATGTGGTCTTCCTGGTCTCTCAGAGGAGCAGAGGGTCAAAGAGGGATTTCCGGCCTGAAGGAGAGAACAAGGACGTAAcgaaggaggatgaggagagtgatAGGAGG CATCAGGCGGCGGCATTGGAGAGGATGAGAGCCAGGTGTGCCAGTCTGCCCCACTGCCCTGCTGGGAAAAGATCACGCTGGGGCATGGTTAGGAGCGTTGTCATGTTTGGAAAAG ACAACCTTCTGAAGTCGTTCACACCCTGCTATCCAGATAAGCTGTGGATGGAGGAACAAGCATTCTGCAACGCCTTCCCTTTCCACATTGTCTTTGATAAACAG CTGAAGGTGAAGCAGACTGGGGTTAACATCCAGAAGTTTGTCCCTGGGCTGCAGACGATGGACATCCGTCTGGATGAGTACTTCAGCATTGTCCATCCGCAGGTGACTTTCAACATCGAGAGCATCAGGAAGTTCATCAACAGCCAGTTTGTCCTGAAGACCAGACGGGAGATGGTGCCGCTGGCCTCTCAGCATCAGTCCATGCTCAAACTCAGAG GTCAGATGGTGTGGATGGAGTCTCTGGGCTGCATGGTGTACCTGTGCTCCCCGAAGCTGCGCAGCCTGCAGGAGTTGGAGGAGAGGGGTCTGCACATCTCCGACATCGCCCAGCACGACACCACCCGAGACCTCATCCTGCTCAACCAACAGCGTCTGGCTGAGATGGAGCTGTCCAATCAGCTAGAGCGCAAAAAG GAGGAGCTGAGGATCCTCTCACGCCACCTAgaggtggagaagaagaagacgGAGACTCTGCTGTACGCCATGTTGCCTCGCCACGTAGCCAACCAGCtgaaggagggaaagagggtgGAAGCAG GTGAGTTCCAGGTGTGCACCATCCTGTTCAGTGATGTGGTCACCTTCACCAACATCTGTGCTGCCTGCGAGCCCATCCAGATCGTCAACATGCTCAACTCCATGTACTCCAAGTTCGACCGCCTTACCAGCGTCCATGACGTGTACAAG GTGGAGACTATTGGAGATGCCTACATGGTGGTGGGTGGGGTTCCCATTCCAGCTGACAGCCATGCAGAGCGGGTGGCCAACTTTGCCCTGGGGATGCGTATCGCTGCCCGGGAGGTGACCAACcctatcactgggcaacccatcCAG atTCGGGTGGGTCTGCACACAGGTCCAGTGTTGGCTGGTGTGGTAGGAGACAAGATGCCTCGATACTGCCTGTTTGGAGATACGGTCAACACTGCCTCCCGCATGGAGAGTCACGGTGTGCCtgaccacatacacctcagccccTCCACATACAG TGCGCTGGAGGATAAGGGCTTTGACATCCTGGAAAGAGGAGAGATCCAGGTGAAGGGGAAAGGCCTGATGACCACCTACTTCCTGCTGCAGaacctgtgtgtgtctgaggaCGCCATCATGGCCAGAGGGACAGGAGAGCCATGCGTGTACAGAGACAACCAGCAGGGGGcgggagacagcgagagag ACACAGATGAACCAGACAGTGTGAGAAAAGAGGAAACCTCAACGAATGGCCAAACCACGGCGCCTGCTTCTCCTTCCAGTGACCTCACCAACGAAGACACACCTTTTCTGGGAGACAATACACCTTTTCAAAATGGCCACCTCAACGACGTGAACTCACGATTCTGCCGACTGCTCTAA